The Azospirillum sp. TSH100 region AGAAGATGGCGGCGCTGGGGTCGCTGGTGGCCGGTGTGACGCACGAGATCAACACGCCGGTCGGCATCGCCCTCACCGGTGCCTCGCTGTTGGCGGAGAAGACCCGTGTCCTGCGCCAGCTGTTCGAGGCCGGCAGCCTGCGGCGCGGCGACTTTGCCGACTACATCGACATCGCTGACGAAGCGACGCAGCTGATGCTGCTGAACGTCGAGCGCGCCACCCGCCTGATCCAGAGCTTCAAGCAGATCGCCGTCGACCAGGCCAGCGAGGAACGCCGCGTCTTCGAGCTGAATCACTACATCCACGAGATCCTGCGCAGCCTGGGCATGCGCATCCGCCGCAGCGGGCATTCGGTCGATGTCCATTGCCCGGAAACGCTGATGCTCGACAGCTATCCCGGCGCTTTCGGCCAGATCCTGACCAACTTCGTCATCAACTCCCTCCTTCACGGCTACGATCCGGGCGTGCGCGGCCGGCTGACGGTGACCGTCACGGAGACGGACGGCGAGGTGGAACTGGTCTATGCCGACGACGGGCGTGGCATTCCGGCAGACCTGCACGGCAAGGTGTTCGAGCCCTTCTTCACCACCTGCCGCGACCGTGGCGGCAGCGGCCTGGGGCTCAACATCGTCTACACGCTGGTCACCCGAACCTTGCGCGGACGGCTGCGGCTGGACAGCGCTCCGGGAGCGGGAACCGCCTTTACCCTGCGCTTCCCGCGCGAGACGCCGGCTGGTCCGCTGCCGCTCTGAAGGCGGTTTCAGTCGGCGTTCTGCGGTCGAGTCATCCAGTCTGTCGGCAGTGTTTCCTGCAACGCCTGCCGGATGATCGTCGCGAGATGATCGCAGATCGGGTTCGCTCCCTTGTCCGATCGAAGAAGCCTGAGGCCGAGCGATGGCAGCGGCGGCAAGCCATGGGCCACAGGATCGAGCGCGCGCACGGTTGGCGGCCGCCCCATCGGCGTGCGCAAGGCGATGCCGAGGCCCGCCGCCGTCGCCGCCCACAGGCCGCCGAGGCTCGGGCTGATGAAGGCGATGCGCCAGGCAATGCCCTGCCGGTCGAGATGGTCGCAGGCGATGGTGCGCAGGAGACACGGCGCCTCCAAAGCCGCAAGCGGTAACGGCTCGTTTCCGTCGGGCCGCCAGATCGGCTCCTCCGCCGTTGCGCTCAGCCAGCACAGCGGCAAAGATGCGATCCTTTCGCCAGCCGACGCGGTGTCGTCATCCCAGGCCAGCGCCAGATCGAGGCGGCCGGACGCGACTTTTTCGCACAGTTCGCTGTTGCGGGCGATGCGTCCCTCGATCCGGACCCTGGGATGGGCACGGGCGAAGCGGCCGAGCACCTCCGGCAGCACGGTCTCGCCGAAATCCTCCTGAATCCCGAGACGGATCCATCCCTCCAGCTCCACCCCGCGGATGGCGCTCACCGCCTCGTCATTCAGGTTCAGCAGGCGTCTGGCATAGGACAGCAGCACTTCGCCGCCATCGGTGAGCGCCAATCCGCGGCCCGATTTGCGCACAAGCGCCGTTCCGGCCTGATCTTCCAGCTTCTTGAGCTGTGCGCTGACCGCCGACGTCGATCGTCCCAGGCGGTTGGCGGCCTGGGCAAAGGACCCGGCGTCGATGCCGGCGACGAAGCTGCGCAGCGCATCCATGTCGAGGTTGGTCAAGCGCATCGGAAAGTCCTGAAAAGCAGGATTATAAATACTGAATAATCCGATTATCAGGATGATCGTGGC contains the following coding sequences:
- a CDS encoding LysR substrate-binding domain-containing protein yields the protein MDALRSFVAGIDAGSFAQAANRLGRSTSAVSAQLKKLEDQAGTALVRKSGRGLALTDGGEVLLSYARRLLNLNDEAVSAIRGVELEGWIRLGIQEDFGETVLPEVLGRFARAHPRVRIEGRIARNSELCEKVASGRLDLALAWDDDTASAGERIASLPLCWLSATAEEPIWRPDGNEPLPLAALEAPCLLRTIACDHLDRQGIAWRIAFISPSLGGLWAATAAGLGIALRTPMGRPPTVRALDPVAHGLPPLPSLGLRLLRSDKGANPICDHLATIIRQALQETLPTDWMTRPQNAD